A window from Pseudomonadales bacterium encodes these proteins:
- a CDS encoding glycosyltransferase family 4 protein — protein MIEDNTPSYKVKTYPPTWEYCPFKLRQLREPTAALVHAPPDHAIFVCPRRTPLVITFHNYVLDPAMRAHGSLAQRLHYAGDLRLLTRLALRQAVAVTAVSDFTAQLVRDDMRFAGTIAVIPNGVDTQRFHPAEEAREGGPLRVLFSGNLTRRKGAQLLPEIARLAGPDVAIHYTAGARAELTDPGWAGLHPVGRVPHHDMPTLYRQFEVLLLPTVREGMSLALLEAMASGLAVVASNASSNPELIAEGVGGHLCPVAEAEAYAAALRSLASSRAKVRAMGQENRRLVEQQHSVGRMVGAYQALFAEVLAI, from the coding sequence ATGATCGAAGACAACACTCCATCTTACAAGGTCAAGACCTACCCGCCGACCTGGGAATACTGCCCGTTCAAATTGCGCCAGCTGCGTGAACCGACGGCCGCCTTGGTCCACGCGCCGCCGGATCACGCCATATTTGTTTGCCCGCGCCGTACGCCACTGGTGATCACTTTTCACAACTATGTGCTCGACCCGGCGATGCGGGCGCATGGCTCGCTCGCGCAACGGCTACACTATGCGGGTGATTTGCGCCTGTTGACCCGTCTTGCCTTGCGTCAGGCCGTGGCAGTCACGGCCGTCAGTGATTTCACGGCACAGTTGGTGCGGGACGACATGCGCTTTGCCGGCACCATCGCGGTGATTCCAAACGGGGTGGACACACAGCGCTTCCACCCGGCAGAGGAAGCACGCGAGGGCGGTCCGCTGCGGGTGCTGTTCAGCGGCAACCTCACGCGTCGAAAGGGGGCGCAGCTGTTGCCGGAGATTGCCCGGCTGGCCGGACCCGATGTGGCCATCCACTACACCGCCGGCGCGCGTGCCGAGCTCACGGACCCGGGCTGGGCGGGACTGCATCCGGTCGGCCGCGTGCCGCATCACGACATGCCGACGTTGTATCGGCAGTTCGAGGTGCTGTTGCTGCCAACGGTCCGTGAGGGCATGAGTCTGGCACTGCTGGAGGCGATGGCGAGCGGTCTTGCGGTGGTGGCGAGCAATGCCTCTTCCAATCCAGAACTGATCGCCGAGGGCGTCGGTGGTCATCTCTGCCCGGTCGCAGAAGCGGAAGCCTATGCCGCCGCCTTGCGCAGCTTGGCGTCGTCACGCGCCAAGGTCAGAGCGATGGGGCAGGAGAACCGGCGGCTCGTCGAACAGCAGCACAGTGTCGGCAGAATGGTGGGAGCCTATCAGGCGCTTTTTGCAGAAGTCCTGGCCATCTGA
- the mpl gene encoding UDP-N-acetylmuramate:L-alanyl-gamma-D-glutamyl-meso-diaminopimelate ligase — translation MHLHILGICGTFMGSLAILASELGHRVTGSDANVYPPMSDQLAARGIALHQGYDPAPLDARPDLVVIGNAMSRGNPAVEAVLNRGLDYCSGPEWLARHLLNRRHVIAVAGTHGKTSTTSMVAWILECAGHDPGFLIGGVARDFGCSARIGSGSHFVVEADEYDTAFFDKRSKFIHYRPRTLLLNNLEYDHADIFPDLAAIQRQFHHLVRTVPGEGVIIAPTADSALQEVLSEGCWSRRQAWLGCLERGETIPQSGWWARLVKEDGSAFVVGRDGVQRAEVQWSLLGRHNVANAVMAMAAAADVGVDPVVAAAALGRFQGVKRRLEVIGSGDGITVYDDFAHHPTAIATTLRGLRRRIGNQSLLLLIEPRSNTMRSGVHRRQLPAAWSSADAVFWYQPEGMDWVPAADPTVPVHRFTSVTGMIERLVAERGRWQHLVIMSNGGFDGLPRRLVEALGLAVP, via the coding sequence ATGCATCTGCACATTCTCGGCATCTGCGGCACCTTCATGGGCAGTCTGGCCATTCTCGCCAGCGAACTGGGGCACCGGGTCACCGGTTCGGATGCCAATGTCTATCCGCCGATGAGCGATCAGCTCGCCGCGCGGGGCATTGCGCTGCATCAGGGCTATGACCCGGCTCCGCTCGATGCCCGGCCCGATCTGGTGGTGATCGGCAATGCGATGTCGCGCGGCAATCCCGCTGTCGAGGCGGTGCTCAACCGTGGCCTCGACTACTGCTCGGGTCCGGAGTGGCTGGCGCGCCATCTGCTCAACCGGCGCCATGTGATCGCGGTGGCCGGCACCCATGGCAAGACCAGCACCACCAGCATGGTGGCCTGGATACTGGAGTGCGCCGGCCATGATCCGGGCTTTCTGATCGGCGGGGTGGCGCGCGACTTCGGCTGTTCGGCACGGATCGGTTCGGGCAGCCACTTCGTCGTCGAGGCCGATGAGTATGACACCGCCTTCTTCGACAAGCGCTCCAAGTTCATCCACTACCGGCCGCGCACCCTGCTGCTCAACAACCTCGAGTATGACCATGCCGACATCTTTCCCGATCTGGCGGCGATTCAGCGGCAATTCCACCATCTGGTGCGCACCGTGCCGGGCGAAGGGGTGATCATCGCCCCGACGGCAGACAGCGCCCTGCAGGAGGTGTTGAGCGAGGGCTGCTGGAGTCGGCGGCAGGCGTGGCTCGGCTGTCTCGAACGGGGCGAGACCATTCCGCAGAGCGGCTGGTGGGCGCGACTGGTGAAGGAGGATGGCTCGGCCTTTGTCGTCGGCCGCGATGGCGTGCAACGGGCCGAGGTGCAGTGGTCGCTGCTCGGGCGTCACAATGTGGCCAACGCGGTGATGGCGATGGCCGCTGCCGCCGACGTGGGGGTCGATCCGGTGGTGGCCGCGGCCGCGCTGGGCCGGTTTCAGGGAGTGAAGCGGCGGCTGGAGGTGATCGGCAGCGGCGATGGCATCACTGTCTATGACGACTTCGCCCACCATCCCACCGCCATTGCCACCACGCTGCGCGGGTTGCGGCGCCGCATCGGCAATCAGTCGCTGCTGCTGCTGATCGAGCCGCGCTCCAACACCATGCGCAGTGGCGTGCACCGCAGGCAGTTGCCGGCCGCCTGGTCGTCGGCCGATGCGGTTTTCTGGTATCAGCCGGAGGGGATGGACTGGGTGCCCGCAGCCGATCCGACAGTGCCGGTGCACCGCTTCACCAGCGTGACCGGGATGATCGAACGGCTGGTGGCCGAACGTGGCCGCTGGCAGCATCTGGTGATCATGAGCAACGGCGGCTTCGACGGCTTGCCACGGCGGCTGGTCGAGGCGCTGGGGTTGGCTGTGCCATGA
- a CDS encoding class I SAM-dependent methyltransferase — translation MTSIYESGVYLENNPQWHEQDAPWKVTQIKKMLARNGLSPMRVCDVGCGSGEILRLLAEESTASATFVGYDISPFAHEIAKRKARDNLGFRLEPLPGASEQPYDLLLCVDVFEHVEDCFAFLREIKSKAVYKLFHIPLDLSVQTVLRATPLLQRRASIGHIHYFTKDTALATLRDAGYEITDHFYTHKFCDTPQSGLVDNVTKWVLSSLFVLNEELAVRILGCSSLMVLAK, via the coding sequence ATGACGAGCATTTATGAAAGCGGTGTCTATCTTGAAAACAATCCGCAGTGGCATGAGCAGGATGCACCCTGGAAGGTCACTCAGATCAAGAAGATGCTTGCTCGCAATGGGCTCAGTCCAATGCGGGTATGTGACGTTGGCTGCGGCTCCGGGGAGATCCTCAGGCTGCTTGCCGAAGAGAGCACGGCCTCTGCGACGTTCGTTGGCTACGACATTTCACCTTTTGCTCATGAAATAGCCAAACGCAAGGCGCGTGACAACCTCGGGTTTCGTCTGGAGCCGCTGCCAGGCGCGTCGGAGCAGCCCTATGATCTTCTTCTTTGCGTCGATGTGTTCGAGCATGTCGAGGATTGCTTCGCCTTTCTGCGCGAAATAAAGAGCAAGGCGGTCTACAAGCTGTTCCACATCCCGCTCGATCTGTCGGTGCAGACGGTATTGAGGGCGACCCCACTGTTGCAGCGTCGCGCCTCGATTGGACACATTCATTACTTTACGAAAGATACAGCGCTGGCCACGTTGCGGGATGCGGGGTATGAGATCACCGACCACTTCTACACCCACAAATTCTGCGACACGCCGCAATCTGGTCTGGTCGACAACGTCACGAAGTGGGTGCTCAGTTCCCTTTTTGTCCTGAATGAAGAGCTTGCCGTTCGGATCCTTGGCTGCTCTTCATTGATGGTGCTGGCCAAGTGA
- a CDS encoding 6-phosphofructokinase yields MTQMNAFYAQSGGVTAVINASACGVIECASRHSDRIGKVYAGRNGILGALHEELIDTSQESASAIAALRHTPAGAFGSCRYKLKGLQENRAEYARLIEVFQAHRIGYFFYNGGGDSQDTAHKVSQISVEMGHPIVCVGIPKTVDNDLPITDNSPGFGSVAKYVAVSTREAGLDVASMSESSTKVFILEVMGRHAGWIAAAAGLAADKTGDPPHLIIFPEIAFDEARFLAKVDASVKQHGYCVIVVSEGAHHADGRFLSDAGSRDAFGHLQLGGVAPTLAALVKRELNYKYHWAVADYLQRAARHIASKTDVDQAYAVGEAAVEFALAGRNAVMPTIVRQPGTVYRWSIGAAPLAEVANVERKMPRDYISADGFGITDACRDYLLPLIQGEDYPPYHNGLPQYANLKKVLVPKKLPPFNPGK; encoded by the coding sequence ATGACCCAGATGAATGCCTTCTATGCCCAATCCGGCGGTGTCACCGCAGTGATCAACGCCTCGGCCTGCGGCGTGATCGAATGCGCCAGCCGGCACAGCGACCGCATCGGCAAGGTCTACGCCGGCCGCAACGGCATTCTCGGCGCCCTGCATGAAGAGCTGATCGACACCAGCCAGGAGTCGGCCAGCGCCATCGCCGCACTGCGCCACACCCCGGCCGGCGCCTTCGGTTCCTGTCGCTACAAGCTGAAGGGGTTGCAGGAGAACCGCGCCGAGTATGCGCGGCTGATCGAGGTCTTCCAGGCCCACCGGATCGGCTACTTCTTCTACAACGGCGGTGGCGACTCGCAGGACACCGCGCACAAGGTGTCGCAGATCAGCGTCGAGATGGGCCATCCGATCGTCTGTGTCGGCATTCCCAAGACCGTCGACAATGACCTGCCGATCACCGACAACTCGCCCGGCTTCGGCTCGGTGGCCAAATATGTGGCGGTCTCGACCAGGGAGGCCGGCCTCGATGTCGCCTCGATGAGCGAAAGCTCGACCAAGGTGTTCATTCTCGAAGTGATGGGCCGCCACGCCGGCTGGATTGCCGCCGCCGCGGGCCTGGCGGCCGACAAGACCGGCGACCCGCCCCATCTGATCATCTTTCCGGAGATCGCCTTCGACGAGGCGCGCTTTCTGGCCAAGGTCGATGCCAGCGTCAAACAGCATGGCTACTGCGTCATCGTGGTCTCGGAGGGGGCGCACCATGCCGACGGCCGCTTTCTGAGCGATGCTGGCAGCCGGGATGCCTTCGGCCATCTCCAACTGGGCGGTGTGGCACCGACCCTGGCGGCACTGGTCAAGCGCGAGCTGAACTACAAATACCACTGGGCGGTGGCCGACTACCTGCAGCGGGCGGCGCGCCACATCGCCTCGAAGACCGATGTCGACCAGGCCTATGCGGTCGGCGAGGCCGCCGTGGAGTTCGCCCTGGCCGGCCGCAATGCGGTGATGCCGACCATCGTGCGTCAGCCCGGCACGGTCTACCGCTGGAGCATCGGCGCCGCGCCGCTGGCCGAGGTGGCCAATGTCGAGCGCAAGATGCCGCGCGACTACATCAGCGCCGATGGCTTCGGCATCACCGACGCCTGCCGCGACTACCTGCTGCCGCTGATCCAGGGCGAGGACTACCCCCCCTACCACAACGGCCTTCCGCAGTATGCCAACCTGAAAAAGGTGCTGGTGCCCAAGAAGCTGCCGCCGTTCAACCCCGGAAAGTGA
- a CDS encoding glycosyltransferase family 2 protein, translated as MLDENPLITTVIPTHRRPNLLQRAIKSALAQHGVSSQVCVYDNASGDTTGEIVQAMARDDPRVKYFCHPENIGGFSNFQHALARVDTPLFSLLSDDDVLLPGFYSKAIADLNHNPSAKLWAGVTIRMSEAGQVYDAHVEQWPREGLYSGMDGLTHMASGHAPVWTGVLINSEVLSTVGPLDPAVGSASDLDWLLRITARYPFIISSQPVALLTLHMNSFSENAPFSSIWPGWLKMIENVTAVDTLSSHEHDILANMLHRFGKKLTFRHAADALSKGNHPYVNEAARIQQEFFNDRYSSLLLRSLNQLCTGSSTFQNAYSWLYKSIVTLALARRRDLQKRYGHLARYLATDSE; from the coding sequence ATGCTTGACGAAAACCCGTTGATCACCACGGTCATCCCGACCCATCGAAGACCCAATTTGCTGCAACGCGCCATCAAGAGCGCGCTCGCACAGCATGGCGTGTCATCTCAGGTCTGTGTCTATGACAACGCCTCTGGCGACACCACCGGTGAAATCGTCCAGGCCATGGCCCGCGACGACCCGCGCGTCAAATACTTTTGCCATCCAGAAAATATTGGGGGGTTTTCCAATTTTCAACATGCGCTGGCGCGAGTCGATACTCCACTCTTTTCTCTGCTATCAGACGACGACGTACTCCTTCCAGGCTTCTACTCCAAAGCCATTGCGGACTTGAACCATAACCCATCGGCGAAACTATGGGCAGGCGTGACCATCAGAATGTCCGAAGCTGGCCAGGTTTACGATGCACATGTCGAACAATGGCCGAGAGAAGGTCTCTATTCCGGCATGGATGGCCTCACCCACATGGCCAGCGGCCATGCCCCAGTCTGGACAGGCGTACTCATCAACAGCGAAGTCTTGAGCACAGTTGGTCCTCTTGATCCAGCCGTGGGCTCTGCCTCGGATCTTGACTGGCTGTTACGCATCACCGCACGTTACCCATTTATCATCTCAAGCCAACCCGTCGCCCTCCTCACGCTGCACATGAATTCCTTCAGCGAGAATGCCCCTTTCTCCTCCATCTGGCCTGGTTGGCTGAAGATGATCGAGAATGTCACTGCCGTCGACACCTTGAGCAGCCATGAGCACGATATACTGGCAAACATGCTGCATAGATTTGGTAAGAAATTGACTTTCCGGCACGCGGCGGACGCCTTATCCAAGGGCAATCATCCCTACGTAAACGAGGCCGCTCGAATACAGCAGGAATTCTTCAACGACCGGTATTCATCCCTGCTGCTGCGCAGCTTGAACCAGCTCTGTACCGGCTCAAGCACGTTCCAAAACGCCTACAGCTGGTTGTACAAGT
- a CDS encoding UbiX family flavin prenyltransferase: MSSPSMLVGAPVVVALTGASGVQYGLRLIELLVAADRPIQLLLSKAAHRVIEIETDWSLPANPAALQAALTERFRAAPGQIAAFGREDWLAPPASGSAPSAGMVICPCSMGTLAAIAQGLSDNLIERAADVALKERRRLIVVPREMPYSEIHLEQMLRLTRMGALLLPASPGFYHRPQRIEDLIDFVVARILTHLGIEQRLLPAWGYASAVQPVENEKVSSHSGS; this comes from the coding sequence ATGAGTTCGCCGTCGATGCTGGTCGGGGCGCCGGTGGTGGTGGCGCTGACCGGTGCTTCGGGGGTGCAGTATGGGCTGCGGCTGATCGAACTGCTGGTGGCGGCCGACCGCCCGATCCAGTTGCTGCTCTCCAAGGCGGCGCATCGGGTGATCGAGATCGAGACCGATTGGAGCCTGCCGGCCAATCCAGCTGCTTTGCAGGCAGCGTTGACCGAGCGGTTCAGGGCCGCGCCGGGACAGATCGCCGCCTTCGGGCGCGAGGATTGGCTGGCGCCACCGGCGTCGGGATCGGCCCCCAGCGCCGGCATGGTGATCTGCCCCTGCAGCATGGGCACGCTGGCGGCGATTGCGCAGGGGCTGTCGGACAACCTGATCGAGCGGGCCGCCGATGTGGCATTGAAGGAGCGGCGCCGGCTGATCGTGGTGCCGCGCGAGATGCCCTACTCGGAGATTCATCTGGAGCAGATGCTGCGGCTGACCCGCATGGGGGCGTTGCTGCTGCCGGCCAGTCCCGGTTTCTACCACCGTCCGCAACGCATCGAGGATCTGATCGACTTCGTGGTGGCCCGCATTCTCACCCATCTGGGCATCGAGCAGCGGCTGCTGCCGGCATGGGGGTATGCCTCTGCTGTGCAGCCGGTTGAAAACGAAAAAGTTTCTTCACATTCAGGATCATAG
- a CDS encoding GNAT family N-acetyltransferase yields MEHRHYLASLFEPRSVAVIGATERPDAVGHFVMRNLLGHSYQGKVFAINPNRDSIHGLLAHPDIESLPSTPEVAIIATPAHTVAELLRACGRKGVKFAVVYSGGFAEIGAAGLDAQRELDAALRDSGVRILGPNGLGTVRPALGYDCSIGHGQVARGNLALVSQSGTLCNAIIDWAKVNRIGFSNIITLGSSLDVDVGEVLDYLINDSQTAGILIYLEGVSHARRFISALRAASRVKPVIAIKVGRHQSGSSAAFSHTGALVGHDEVFDAILRRTGVTRVQNIPELFAAARTLTSRYRECGERVAIVTNGGGPGALAADRAADLQLTLPALNHRTLERLDQFLPRDWSRANPVDINGDATPERFRDAVAACLEDDEIDGVLVILTPQGMTAPTQVAQALVELADRHAKPILCCWMGGETVREGRLRLMEARIPVFQYPETLVGGYHCLLTHRKNQQLLLQMPAPTPDRAPPDLERARALIAEVRADGRSALNQQEAMALLAAFHIPVPQAGIVQRVDAAIELAEKIGYPVAMKIHSPDIDHKSEVGGIALNLRTAAELVASYWQMMRDIPKRLPDARLDGVLITAMATRPRARELLVGVTTDPIFGPVISLGTGGIWVEAYDHHAVALPPLNEELALDLIRNVRFSHLLGAHRRFPAISQSALATVLIRVSELVEEFPEIAELDINPLLVDEQGTIAVDARVYLREPAIQCDPYDHLAICPYPKHLIRTWQLRDGTQVTVRPIRPKDAEMEQNFVRNLSDRSRYLRFWSGLSELNRRMLAEFTKIDYGTRMSLIVTLEQDGQEIEIAVAQFSTTATGQSCEFAIVVADGWQGQGLGGKLMAYLIEIARCRGYRSIEGEVLSENRDMLNLMRALGFKVEIDPEDLSVRRVVKNLLEPDPPRRGPASA; encoded by the coding sequence ATGGAACATCGTCACTACCTCGCCTCGCTGTTCGAGCCCCGCTCGGTGGCCGTCATCGGCGCCACCGAACGGCCCGACGCGGTCGGCCACTTCGTCATGCGCAACCTGCTGGGACACAGCTATCAGGGCAAGGTCTTTGCCATCAATCCCAACCGCGACAGCATTCACGGCCTGCTGGCCCATCCCGACATCGAATCACTGCCGAGCACGCCGGAGGTGGCCATCATCGCCACCCCGGCCCACACCGTCGCCGAACTGCTGCGCGCCTGCGGCCGCAAGGGCGTGAAGTTCGCCGTGGTCTACAGCGGCGGCTTTGCCGAAATCGGCGCGGCCGGCCTCGATGCACAGCGTGAACTCGACGCCGCCCTGCGCGACAGCGGCGTGCGCATCCTCGGCCCGAACGGCCTCGGCACCGTGCGTCCTGCACTCGGTTACGATTGCAGCATCGGCCATGGTCAGGTCGCCCGCGGCAACCTGGCGCTGGTGTCGCAATCGGGCACGCTGTGCAATGCCATCATCGACTGGGCCAAGGTCAACCGCATCGGCTTCTCCAACATCATCACGCTCGGTTCGAGCCTCGATGTCGACGTCGGCGAGGTGCTCGACTACCTGATCAACGACAGCCAGACCGCCGGCATCCTGATCTACCTCGAAGGGGTGAGCCATGCGCGCCGCTTCATCAGCGCCCTGCGCGCCGCCTCGCGCGTCAAGCCGGTCATCGCCATCAAGGTGGGCCGCCACCAGAGCGGCTCCAGTGCCGCCTTCAGCCACACCGGAGCGCTGGTGGGTCACGACGAGGTGTTCGACGCCATCCTGCGCCGCACCGGCGTGACCCGGGTGCAGAACATTCCCGAACTCTTCGCCGCCGCCCGCACCCTCACCTCACGCTACCGCGAATGTGGCGAGCGGGTGGCCATCGTCACCAACGGTGGTGGACCAGGCGCTCTGGCGGCCGACCGGGCAGCCGACCTGCAACTGACGCTGCCGGCGCTCAACCACCGCACCCTCGAACGGCTCGACCAGTTTCTGCCACGCGACTGGTCACGCGCCAACCCGGTCGACATCAACGGCGACGCGACGCCCGAACGCTTTCGCGACGCGGTGGCTGCCTGCCTGGAGGATGACGAGATCGACGGCGTGCTGGTGATCCTGACGCCACAGGGCATGACCGCGCCCACCCAAGTGGCGCAGGCACTGGTCGAACTGGCTGATCGGCACGCCAAGCCGATTCTCTGCTGCTGGATGGGCGGCGAGACGGTGCGCGAAGGGCGGCTGCGGCTGATGGAGGCCCGCATTCCGGTCTTTCAGTATCCGGAGACGCTGGTCGGCGGCTACCACTGCCTGCTCACCCACCGCAAGAACCAGCAACTGCTGCTGCAGATGCCGGCGCCGACACCCGACCGCGCGCCGCCCGACCTCGAACGGGCCCGCGCGCTGATTGCCGAGGTGCGCGCCGACGGCCGCAGCGCACTCAACCAGCAGGAGGCGATGGCGCTGCTGGCGGCCTTTCACATCCCGGTACCGCAGGCCGGCATCGTGCAGCGGGTCGATGCGGCGATCGAACTGGCCGAGAAGATCGGCTATCCGGTGGCGATGAAGATCCACTCCCCCGACATCGACCACAAATCCGAAGTCGGCGGCATCGCCCTCAACCTCAGAACCGCCGCCGAACTGGTCGCCAGTTACTGGCAGATGATGCGCGACATTCCCAAGCGGCTGCCCGATGCGCGGCTCGATGGCGTGCTGATCACCGCCATGGCCACCCGGCCGCGGGCGCGGGAGCTGCTGGTCGGCGTCACCACCGACCCGATCTTTGGCCCGGTCATCAGCCTCGGCACCGGCGGCATCTGGGTCGAAGCCTACGACCACCACGCCGTTGCGCTGCCGCCGCTCAACGAAGAGCTGGCCCTCGACCTGATCCGCAATGTCCGCTTCAGCCACCTGCTCGGCGCCCACCGCAGATTTCCGGCGATCAGCCAGAGCGCGCTGGCCACGGTGCTGATCCGGGTCTCCGAACTGGTCGAGGAGTTCCCCGAAATCGCCGAACTCGACATCAACCCGCTGCTGGTCGACGAACAGGGCACCATCGCCGTCGATGCGCGGGTCTACCTGCGCGAACCTGCGATCCAGTGCGACCCCTACGACCATCTGGCCATCTGCCCCTATCCCAAACATCTGATCCGCACCTGGCAACTGCGCGACGGCACCCAGGTCACCGTGCGGCCGATACGCCCGAAGGATGCCGAGATGGAGCAGAACTTCGTCCGCAACCTCTCCGACCGCAGCCGCTACCTGCGCTTCTGGAGCGGGCTTTCGGAGCTGAACCGGCGCATGCTCGCCGAGTTCACCAAAATCGACTACGGCACCCGAATGAGCCTGATCGTCACGCTGGAGCAGGATGGGCAGGAGATCGAGATTGCCGTCGCCCAGTTCAGCACCACCGCCACCGGCCAGAGCTGCGAATTCGCCATCGTCGTCGCCGACGGCTGGCAGGGACAGGGCCTTGGCGGCAAGCTGATGGCCTACCTGATCGAGATTGCCCGCTGCCGCGGCTACCGCAGCATCGAAGGCGAAGTGCTCAGCGAGAACCGCGACATGCTCAACCTGATGCGCGCGCTCGGCTTCAAGGTCGAAATCGACCCCGAAGATCTGAGCGTCAGACGGGTGGTGAAGAACCTGCTCGAACCCGACCCACCCCGGCGCGGGCCAGCATCGGCATGA
- the mobA gene encoding molybdenum cofactor guanylyltransferase, with translation MRDANSPDPALPRAQITGVILAGGAGQRLGGCDKGLHPLAGRPLIAHVRERLAPQVGTLLICCNRHHDRYAQFGDRLISDSQPGHAGPLHGIAAALAVCTTPYLAIAPCDTPALPAHWVARLGRQLLEHNAEVAVVHDGERLQSLCALWRVELAGAVADHLAAGGSAPREFYRRCRSRWVDFSAEHAAFVNLNRAQEIAAYGDLIAQGHGITACRAGDG, from the coding sequence ATGCGTGACGCAAACAGTCCAGACCCCGCTCTGCCACGCGCCCAGATCACCGGCGTGATTCTGGCCGGCGGCGCCGGTCAGCGATTGGGGGGGTGCGACAAGGGACTCCACCCCCTTGCAGGCCGCCCGCTGATCGCCCATGTGCGCGAGCGGCTGGCGCCGCAGGTGGGCACACTGCTGATCTGCTGCAACCGCCACCACGACCGCTACGCCCAGTTCGGCGATCGACTGATCAGCGACTCGCAGCCAGGCCATGCCGGGCCACTGCATGGCATCGCTGCCGCGCTCGCGGTCTGCACCACCCCCTATCTCGCCATCGCGCCCTGCGACACGCCGGCGCTGCCAGCGCACTGGGTGGCGCGGCTGGGCCGACAACTGCTCGAGCACAATGCCGAGGTGGCAGTGGTGCATGATGGCGAACGGCTGCAATCGCTCTGCGCGCTCTGGCGCGTCGAGCTGGCCGGCGCGGTGGCCGACCATCTGGCCGCCGGCGGCAGTGCGCCACGCGAATTCTATCGCCGCTGTCGCAGCCGGTGGGTCGATTTCTCGGCCGAGCATGCCGCCTTCGTCAACCTCAACCGTGCGCAGGAGATCGCCGCCTATGGCGACCTGATCGCGCAGGGCCACGGCATCACGGCTTGTAGAGCAGGTGATGGATGA
- a CDS encoding histone deacetylase family protein, which translates to MSIAFITHPDCLLHDSGSHHPECPQRLSAIQDHLIETQLWDLLKHYDAPLAEDQAIEAAHGRAHLQRIREAVPQSGLFYLDEDTAMGPDSLRAALRAAGAAVRAVDLVLAGEVQRAFCSVRPPGHHAEHDRAMGFCLFNNIAIGTLHALHAHGLERVAVVDFDVHHGNGTENIFQHDERVLFLSSFQYPFYPFTDINFPAENIIHAPIAAGAGGAEFREALRRRWLPYIDHFKPQLIMVSAGFDGHREDVMAHLRLDESDYQWITQELVTLAERHAAGRIVSVLEGGYHLPALARSVAAHLRALGGF; encoded by the coding sequence ATGTCGATTGCCTTCATCACCCATCCCGACTGCCTGCTGCATGACAGCGGCAGCCACCATCCCGAGTGCCCGCAGCGTCTGAGCGCGATTCAGGATCACCTGATCGAGACGCAACTGTGGGATCTGCTGAAGCATTACGATGCGCCGCTGGCCGAGGATCAGGCGATCGAGGCGGCCCATGGGCGGGCCCACCTGCAACGCATCCGCGAGGCCGTTCCGCAGTCGGGGCTGTTCTATCTCGATGAGGACACCGCGATGGGTCCCGACAGCCTGAGAGCGGCACTGCGCGCGGCCGGTGCGGCGGTGCGGGCGGTCGATCTGGTGCTGGCCGGCGAGGTGCAGCGGGCCTTCTGCTCGGTGCGTCCGCCCGGTCACCATGCCGAACATGACCGGGCGATGGGATTCTGTCTGTTCAACAACATCGCCATCGGAACGCTGCATGCGCTGCACGCCCATGGACTGGAGCGGGTGGCCGTGGTCGATTTCGACGTTCACCATGGCAATGGCACCGAGAACATCTTTCAGCACGATGAGCGGGTGCTGTTCCTCTCCAGCTTCCAGTATCCGTTCTATCCCTTCACCGACATCAACTTTCCGGCCGAGAACATCATCCACGCGCCCATTGCGGCCGGTGCCGGCGGCGCGGAGTTCCGCGAGGCGCTGCGGCGGCGCTGGCTGCCCTACATCGACCACTTCAAGCCGCAGTTGATCATGGTCTCGGCCGGTTTCGATGGCCACCGCGAGGATGTGATGGCGCACCTGCGGCTCGACGAGAGCGACTACCAGTGGATCACCCAGGAGCTGGTGACGCTGGCCGAGCGCCATGCAGCGGGGCGCATCGTCTCGGTGCTCGAAGGGGGTTACCACCTGCCGGCGCTGGCCCGCTCGGTGGCGGCCCACCTGCGCGCGCTGGGCGGTTTCTGA
- a CDS encoding sulfurtransferase TusA family protein — protein sequence MTQRIDQRLDVTGLNCPLPLLKAKQALNRLPADSYLEVVATDPGSERDFQIFAKQSSYQLLRQWHEAEFIHHLLYKP from the coding sequence ATGACGCAACGGATCGATCAGCGTCTGGACGTCACCGGGCTCAACTGCCCGCTGCCGCTGCTGAAGGCCAAGCAGGCGCTCAATCGGCTGCCGGCCGACAGTTACCTCGAAGTGGTCGCCACCGACCCCGGTTCGGAGCGCGACTTCCAGATCTTCGCCAAACAGAGCAGTTACCAGTTGCTGCGACAGTGGCACGAGGCCGAGTTCATCCATCACCTGCTCTACAAGCCGTGA